The Pelodiscus sinensis isolate JC-2024 chromosome 24, ASM4963464v1, whole genome shotgun sequence genomic interval TAGCTACATTAGATTAGATAGgtgcgtggggatagatagatagatagatagatagatagatagatagatagatagatagatagatagatagatagatgggggtgcagatacatagatagattagattagataagATAGCGGGGGTACATGTGAATacatagattagattagataagATAGCGGGGGTACATGTGAATacatagattagattagataagATAGCGGGGGTACATGTGGATccatagattagattagataagATAGCGGGGGTACATGTGGATccatagattagattagataagATAGCGGGGGTACATGTGGATccatagattagattagataagATAGCGGGGGGTACATGTGGATCCATAGCTGCATTAGATTAGATAAGCTAGCGGGGGTACATGTGGATCCATAGCTGCATTAGATTAGATAAACTAGCGGGGGTACATGTGGATacatagattagattagattagattagataagCTAGCGGGGGTACATGTGGATCCATAGCTGCATTAGATTAGATAGGTGCGTGGGGACAGATGATTCCATACACACGCAGAAGTGCACCAATACTCAGGACAAAGCATTTCTTCTGCCCACCCACTACCAGACGTGAAGTCCCTCTGCCGTGCACCTGCTGCACTTCAGAGAAGTCGAAGGGGGGTCGATTTGGGCGATGGAGGTGGCTCAGATCCAGGCGCCCAGCACAGATGGGGTGTCCTGGGCCCAGATGCCCGGCTTTGCCTGGGCAGGGTGCGGGTGCCTCTCACAAGCATTCGTGGGCTGCATTGGGTGGCACCACGGAGAGGGGCAGGCAAGGGGCCACGCAGGGAGCTTCAGGAAGTGGGGGAGGCCGTTGGCTCAGAACTGGGGGTTCGATATTCATGGCCGGTGGAAGCTGAGGGCTTCCCCGCCCAGGCTTGTGCAGTGGCCATGCGGGCGAAACAGACGCTTTGCGGAGGGAAGACCCGGGAGGGGAAGTCACCAGCCTAAAGCACCAGGGCTGCAGTCCTCGCTCGCTCAGCCAGGAGGCGGTAGGGAAAGGCCATTTACACCCAGCTCTGCAACCTCGACTGGTGCGAGTGACCCGCGGAGCCCCGAGAGTCCGGACTGGACTGAGGCCGCTCCCCGGGGTGGAAATTGTCCAGGCCTCCTGTCCTGCGTGGTGGGTCGCAGTGAACTGACTCCGCAATCTCGCTGTAATAGCAAAGGGCCagacccctggaagggggggacTGGGTGTAATTCCAGCGATTGGGGTGGCGCTGCAGAATCGACACCCCTCAGAGCCCGGCCGCTCGACGTGATTCCCTCTCGCGTCGTCCCTGCAAGCGGCTGGCAAGTAGGGACATGGCCGGTTTTCCTCCACTTGCTGCTGGTGATTGTtctggggggtgggcaggtggcgtgccttgccccctcccccaatcctccTGGCCACTCCTTTTCCATTAATCACCTCCCAGGAGGCTAGGGCCGGGTGCTTATCGTGTTTGTGTCTGCACCAGAGGCATCACGGCAAAACAAACCGTAGGCTAGGTCAATGTTCCCCATTTCTTTTCCATCAGAGGACAGATTTTCTCCATCCGTGCGCAGAATAagttttttttctgtgcaccaaggcatgtgcaccacccatagaaacaaaaccctgctgctctgctgatcagcctttgaatctctcctgagcggccgctcGGGCAACCGGCTTCTGGGAAGCCTGGTTAGGGGGAGTTGTGTTAGCTTGTGGAATCTTGTTTGTGGTTCTATTACTCCTGTAAAGTCGGGGGGCCGTGGAGTATCTAGAACTATGGgctgtctggggcaggggaagagccCCTGTTCCCTCAGAGCCGATGAGCCCCTGGTCCGCATTTGTGTCCTCACCTGCCCGCTGCTCTTCTGGGGAACAAGCGGAGCGACGCCGTCACCGTGCACAGCCATGTGCACAGCCCAGAGCGAGCGCCGGGGCGCCCGCAGCGCTGGCAGAGACTCCGGCCTGTTCTCTTTGGCCTTGCGATCTGGTGGCAAACTGGCCCATGCGAGCGGTGGGGCGGCCACAGTCCCAGGAGGAAGGCAGAGGGTGCGGAGCGGGGCTAGAAAGGCTTGACAGGTGGGGGTGATGGGTGCGAATCCAGCATGAGTCCACCGAAGCCAGGGAGCTGGTCTCAGGGGCTCCGGAGACCTGACTGCAGGGATTCGGCCCTCGCCCGAGGCAGCGCGTAGAGGCGCCAGCGTGGGGatggaaggtctagagaacaggagctaggagggaggctggaagaactgggcttgtttcgtgTGGAGAGGAGAAGCCTGagaggacatgagagcggtttccAAGTACCTAAcggcacaaggaggaggggaaaacattctccgtggcctctgagggcaggacGAGAAGCAAGGGGCTGAAACTGCTGCCGGGGGTtgggttggacgttaggaaaaacgtcctgcctgtcaggggttAAACGCTGGGGCAAGTTGCCAGGGGGCTGTGGAGTCCCCATCGCTGGGGATATTTCAGGGCAGGTTGGACAGAGACACCCGCCAGGGACGGTCCAGTGGTGCTGGGTCCCGGGAGGCgcgggactggactcaatgcctCTCGCGGTCCCTGCCACGTCCAGGGTTCGAGGCTTCCGGGATTCTAAGCGTGGGGCTGCTGTCCACGGGCGTAAGCGCCATCCTCCAGGGAGCCCTTCGCGCCCGCACTGCTGGGCGAAGCTGCAGCCTTGAGCCGTGTCCCGTGTGgagccagggttgtgagctctttggggtcagggcctgtgcgtgtgtgtgtgtgtgtgtacgcatgtGAGtgcgggtgcgtgtgtgtgtgcgtgtacgcATGTGAGTGCGGgtgcgtgtgtgcatgtacacatgtgagtgtgcgtgtgtgtacacatgtgagtgcgggtgcgtgtgtgtgtgtgcgtgtacgcatgtgcgtgtgtgtgtgcgtgtacgcATGTGAGtgtgggtgcgtgtgtgtgtgtgtacgcatgtGAGtgcgggtgcgtgtgtgtgtgtgtgtgtgcatgtacgcATGTGAGTGCGGgtgcgtgtgtgcatgtacaCATGTGAGTGTGCGTGTATGTACGCATGTGAGtgcgggtgcgtgtgtgtgtgtgtgcatgtatgcatGTGAGtgtgggtgcgtgtgtgtgtgtgtgtatgcatgtgagtgcgggtgcgtgtgtgcatgtacacatgtgagtgtgcgtgtgtgtacacatgtgagtgcgggtgcgtgtgtgtgtgtgcgtgtacgcatgtgcgtgtgtgtgtgcgtgtacgcATGTGAGtgtgggtgcgtgtgtgtgtgtgtatgcatgtgagtgcgggtgcgtgtgtgcatgtacacgtgagtgtgcgtgtgtgtgtgtacgcatgtGAGtgcgggtgcgtgtgtgtgtgtgtgtgtgcgtgtacgcATGTGAGTGCGGgtgcgtgtgtgcatgtacacatgtgagtgtgcgtgtgtgtacgcATGTGAGtgcgggtgcgtgtgtgtgtgtgtgcatgtatgcatGTGAGtgtgggtgcgtgtgtgtgtgtgtatgcatgtgagtgcgggtgcgtgtgtgcatgtacacgtgagtgtgtgtgtgtgtgtacgcatgtGAGtgcgggtgcgtgtgtgtgtgcgtgtacgcATGTGAGTGCGGgtgcgtgtgtgcatgtacacatgtgagtgtgcgtgtgtgtacgcATGTGAGtgagggtgcgtgtgtgtgtgtatgcatgtgagtgcgggtgcgtgtgtgcatgtacacatgtgagtgtgtgtgtgtgtgtgtacgcatgtGAGtgcgggtgcgtgtgtgtgtgtgcatgtacacatgtgggtgcgtatgtgtgtgtgtgtgtgtgtgcatgtacacgTGTGTGCGTGAGtgcgggtgcgtgtgtgtgtgtgtgcatgtacacatGTGAGTGCGGgtgcgtgtgtgcatgtacacatgtgagtgtgcgtgtgtgtgtgcatgtacacatgtgagtgtgcgtgcatgtgtgtgagtaCGCACAAGTGCTGCAGCTGGTGCCCTGGGACTCTGCTAAGGAATAACACCGGGTGAAACCCCCCAGAGTAAGAAGCCCCCTGAAAAGCAAAGCGGCTCCCggctgccccctgcccacggACCGTCGTTCGCTCCCACCGTGCACTGCTCCCCCGGCCGGGCAGGGAGcgcaggggcctggcccccctcagGCTTAGCAGTGGGCGctcctgggtgtggggcagcacGCTGGGGAAAAGCAGCAGCGGCGGCGAGCGAGGGAGGCGGGGAGGCAATGTGACGTCAGACGGACGCCGCGCGCTGACGGGACGGACACGCTTGGGGAATTGCATCACGTGTCTGGGCGCTTGGCCGGATCGGGGCCCTGAACCGGGGCCCTGCCCCAAGGTGGGTGCGGTACTAGGAGGAGGCTCCTTTGTCTCTTGTGCTAATTGCGCACCCGGGGACTCGCtgtatccctcctgccccaccccacgaGCTTTCTGAGtgtccctctcccagccccttaCTCTAACTCAATGCACACAGGCACGGGCACGCAACTGACACACGTCTCCCTACACACAAAACTACACACATGTGATAACTTGCCCACACATGCGTGTACGCAcacacagatatatatatataaacaaccAGACTTTGGCTGTGCacaggcatgtgtgtgtgtgcatacatgcGTGGGCACGTTATCTCATGTGTGTAATTCTGTGTGTAGGGAGATGTGTGTCTGTTGTGTGCCCATGCCTGTGTTAACAAATTCCTGTGTCTGTGATTTTCATGTGTGTGTCTCGGTGTGAGGGCTGAATGACTGTGTACACGTGTATGGTTGGTGTGGGGGttaatttctctgtgtgtgaatttTGGAGCgtcagtttgtgtgtgtgaatgtctGTGCACATGCCTGGGAGTTTCCCAGGATGTGTTTATATAGATCCTTCTCCGGGGCACTTCTGAACAGGCGCGAGGCTGTGTCTGCACAGGTCAGTCTGTTACTGTCCGACTCGGAGTGCTCCTTCCATGGCTCGCCTCTGCTTATCCCCCCGCTCGGTTTCTTGCAGGCATGGCTTGTCAGAAGGCAAAAGCAGCCTGCCGTGTGCAGATGTTCCATAGGAATATTTTATCTCTGTCACCATACACCCCTAGCTAACTAACTAGCTCTCTCGCTCTCTAACTAGCTGACTCTCTGGTGTCTAGCTAACTAGCTCTGTAGCTAACTAGCTCTCTCGCTCTCTAACTAGCTGACTCTCTGGTGTCTAGCTAACTAGCTCTGTAGCTAACTAGCTCTCTCGCTCTCTAACTAGCTGACTCTCTGGTGTCTAGCTAACTAGCTCTGTAGCTAACTAGCTCTCTCGCTCTCTAACTAGCTGGCTCTCTGGTGTCTAGCTAACTAGCTCTGTAGCTAACTAGCTCTCTCGCTCTCTAACTAGCTGGCTCTCTGGTGTCTAGCTAACTAGCTCTGTAGCTAACTAGCTCTCTCGCTCTCTAACTAGCTGACTCTCTGGTGTCTAGCTAACTAGCTCTGTAGCTAACTAGCTCTCTCGCTCTCTAACTAGCTGACTTTCTGGTGTCTAGCTAACTAGCTCTGTAGCTAACTAGCTCTCTCGCTCTCTGGTGTCTAGCTAACTAGCTCTGTAGCTAACTAGCCCTCTGGCTCTCTGGCTTACAGTCTCGCTGGCGGTGGCTGCTCTCGAGAGCTTAGAGCTTTCCTTCTAACCCTCTTCCTTCCAAACTTGGTTTCCCTCGACTCTGCCCCTTGTCCCGTTCTGTCCCGGCCTGGTTGGCAGGGGTGGGTCAGGCCTGGCCTGGTTGGCAGGGGTGGgtcaggcctggcctggcctttccCCAGACCCACAGTCCCAGCTTTGGAAGCGTCTGTGTGCGGGCGCGGGCTCCGGAGCAGGGCTGCGAAGGCagcggagggaggggaggcagagagccaggattcctggcctGCTTGCAGACtcccggggggagcagggagccggcTTCTACTTGGACACATCAAGCAAAGCAGCTGTGCTGGGTTCCATATGTCTGGGGTGCCAGAATCCATGACATACGGGCTCATGTAATATACAAtaggcccccacccccacccacacagcctgtCTCCCCCCCGCTCCAATCCACCACCTGTCATCTCTCCAGAGAGCCAGGAGAAATGGCTTCTCTCGCCACGGGCTCCCCCCTGTGGCCtttcctgctgccctgggctgctgctacccccaagctcccccccccactaGCACCTTGCCTGTGTCGAGCTCCAGCCGTTCTCTGCTCTGCACCAGGCTGCTTTGCTGGCTTGTGACAGGGACTGTTTGCTTGCCCTACGGGACAGACGagtctccttccttccctccttcctcgGCAAGTGGGAGCAGGACGTTAGTGAGAACGCCGCTGTCTCTGTTTTCTAGAGCCCCTTGGAGGCACCTGCAGAGACTGACTCCTGAAGAAGGAAAACCGCTTTGCGCCGCGAGCCGCAAGACGGAGCCTGCACCCCGCGCACACAGAGAGgagagatttatttatttaagttaTATATTTATTGGAAAtggtatttatttaaattatttatttggaAGATTGTTGATTTGTGTGTCGGTTCCCCGGAGAGGGGAGCCAGCTTTGACATTTCTTtggaaggatttttttaatgaggaacaagatgatgatgatgtgaaccagaaaacaaaatattagaCGCAGAGCCAGTTTATTTTGGAATtgtgtctatctgtctgtctgtctgtctgtctgtctgtctgtccacacACCCATTGGTATATCTATCCCTCCATCCTTTGAAAAGATGATGCTCAACTCAGACCAGACGGAAATCGACGTGCCCCCATCTCACTCAGAGACAGAGTCGGTCTTTAGCGACtgcgggggccgcggggctggcgcGGAGGAGGCCGGTAGCATGGGCCTGTGTGCCCAGTCCCGGCTAGCTGAGCCAGGCGAGGCTCTGAAAAAGGACCTGCAGCACTTGAGCCGGGaggagcggcggcggcggcggcgtgCCACGGCCAAGTACCGGACAGCCCACGCCACGCGGGAGCGCATCCGTGTCGAGGCTTTCAACATGGCCTTCGCCGAGCTGCGCAAGCTgctgcccaccctgccccccgaCAAGAAGCTCTCCAAGATCGAGATCCTACGACTGGCCATCTGCTACATTTCCTACCTGAACCACGTGCTGGACGTCTGAGCCACTGAACccatgtctgtctgtccgtctgtctgctACGTCTCCTCCCAGAACCACGTGCTGGACGTCTGAGCCACCGAGCccatgtctgtctgtccgtctgtctgctACGTTTCCTACCTGAACCATGTGCTGGACAGCACCGAgcccatgtctgtctgtctgtctgtctgctatgtCTCCTATCTGAGCCGCTGAGCCCACGTCCGTCTGTCTGCTGGGTCTCCTACCTGTACCATATGGTGGACGGCACTGAGCCCACATCTGCCTGTCCATCTGTCTGCTACATCTACCTGAACCACGTGCTGGACATCTGAGCTGCCAAGCccacgtctgtctgtctgctgggTCTTCTACCTGAACCATGTGCCGGATGTCTGAGCTGCCGAGCCCACGTCTGCCTGTCCGTCTGTCTGCTACATCTCCTACTCAAGCCACATGCTGGACATTTGAGCTACTAAGCCCACATCTGTCTGTCCATATTTCTCCTCCATATCCTTCCACCAACCccatctctgtctgtctgtccgtgcAGCTACTATACATGTTACCTGACAACTTGCTGGAGACTGAGCCACTGAGCCGAGGCCCATCCGTCCATGTCTCCGACGTCCCTCCTGGTGGATTGCTGAGCCACCGAGCTttcatccatctgtctgtctgagcCACAGGCCGGACCTCTTGAGCCACCAAGCcccgtctgcccctcccccatccatctCTCACTGGAACCCCGGGCCGGACGCCTGGCCCACAGCAGCTCTCAGCCCTGGGTTCTCGGCTCCTTCTGCCTGAGCAACAGCCTGGAGCGAGGGCGTCTCAGGCCTTTGTCTGTCGGCTGCATCGTGCCCAGGGGCGCCGCACGTTGGGCTCCCCCAAGGCCCTGTCTCAAGCAGCTGCTGCATTTCTGAGCTGACGCCCGTGGCGGGCCCTGGATCCAGGCAGACATGAAGGGGAGTGCGACCTGCTGGGAGGCTGGGAGCCTTTGCACGGCCAGAGGCCCCTGCTTGTCCTGGCCTGGAGAGGAATACCCAACGTGCCGCTAAGCACAGGGACGGACGACACGGGGCAGCCTCTCCAAGTGAGAC includes:
- the NHLH1 gene encoding helix-loop-helix protein 1, with the translated sequence MMLNSDQTEIDVPPSHSETESVFSDCGGRGAGAEEAGSMGLCAQSRLAEPGEALKKDLQHLSREERRRRRRATAKYRTAHATRERIRVEAFNMAFAELRKLLPTLPPDKKLSKIEILRLAICYISYLNHVLDV